The segment CCTGATTGGATTAGAAATAATGCATTATGGTGGTCTGATGAACAAATTGATGATACTACCTTTATTCAAGGAATTGAATACTTGATTAAAAATAAAATTATTGTAATACCTGAAACTCAAAAAGAGAATGCTGAATCACAGACAATTCCATCATGGATTAGAAATAATGCAGGCTGGTGGGCTGATGGTCAAATTGATAACGAAACATTTGTTCAGGGACTACAATTTCTAATTCAAAATGGAATTATTCGTGTTTGATCGTATACAGTTCGAGAATTGAACCAGTCGGTTTAAATCAATAATTAGACCAATTTTCTATACATTGTTTAGACCCGAAAGAATTGTTGAAAGAAAATCAACATTATTTTCAGTTGTAGTTACAGGAGTAGTAGCTATTCTTGCTTTGCCAATTATCATTCCACATCTTTTACATGGTTATCATTTGGCGCATATTTTCTTGCATGTTGGTGGAATCACACTTGCAGTTTTTATTTCAGTGTTAGCTATAATCGCATATTTTAGATTAAAAACAAAACGTCTTTTGCTTAGTGCTATAGCATTTTCCAACTTTATTGTAGCTGAAGTTGTTTTGCTAGTTGATGCAACATGGCCAAATATTTACGATCTTGGTGGAATGTCATTTCCAGAGGTTGGACACTTGTTGACTTTTATTACTTTGGGATTATTGGCTTTAGGAGTGTTTAGAAATGACTGATAGAGATTCACAAATTCAACAAATCATAGATACCAATCCTGGAATCCAGTTCCGTGAAATTATGCGTTCATCAGGATTAAAAAATGGTGTACTAAGTCATTACTTGGGGAAACTAGAAAAAAATGGTATCATAAAGGTTGTACGTGGTCCACGACAAACTAGATTCTATCCGCCTTATATTACCGAAGATGAATCTCTAGTTATCAAGGCATTAAGAAAACAAACTCCAAGAGATATTTTATTTGCTATAGTCAAAGAAGATGGATT is part of the Nitrosopumilus sp. genome and harbors:
- a CDS encoding winged helix-turn-helix transcriptional regulator yields the protein MTDRDSQIQQIIDTNPGIQFREIMRSSGLKNGVLSHYLGKLEKNGIIKVVRGPRQTRFYPPYITEDESLVIKALRKQTPRDILFAIVKEDGLKFSQIVKEVKKSPSTVSLYLSQLVDDELVEIKPVDLKKRYHIKAIDVIDKLVEDYRPGLLEKPTSGFEDIINSF